The sequence GCACTCTAAAATTTGCGGTCGGTGCTTTTCACCTTTTTCGTTTTGGGAATTTTTTGTGTACGTTTTTGCTGATTGTGAACTTGTATTTGTTTTTTGGCTTTAATGtcaatttgcctcttgaactTGTGAGGGATGGGCAATTAACCCAAAATATAATTCTGGCCGAATTATTTAGCGGACTAGTTTTACAATTTGGCTAATTTACAACATATTTAAATTCGTTTTACATTGAACTGGGACTGATTAGCTACACTGTAAAAATTGTCGGCTAGTCAGGCCAAAAAGTTAAGTTTGGAGCTAAGTACACATCCTCACTAGTTAATTTTGTAGCTggtttaaaactatttttatgttCTATAAGTGCAAATTGTGGATCTATTTGGTCAATTCAGTTCTTAAGTAGTAGGAAAGGACTTAAATTCGTGGAACTATGACATTCTACTTCAGGTttggttattaacatatatctTAATTGAACAGATTTCTGGACAAGACAAAGCCTTACAAAATGTATCCAGTGGAGCTATGCATGCATCAAATTCATCTAACAAGCCACGGCCTTACCCTATGCCAATGAATAATGTAGATAACACTAATCAGTCTATGAGATTGTCCGCATCTTGCAGAATTTCAGCTTACCCATACAACCATTCCCAAGGTAAAGaggcttttttattttttcatattagaaaaatggCGTGGTAGGTTATTTTAGTTTCGTTGCGTGCTGAACGATGTTTTCTTTGATTCAGTGCCAGTTTCCTCTGGTGTAACACACCATCATAATGGATTTGGGTCACAATTCAATGGCGTCAATTATGATAATGGTATTGGTAGAAGAGTTTTTGGGTCTTCTTTTGACAGTAACATTAGTCGTTCTAGGTCACGTCGCTATGATTCGAGTAACCCTGCGTCATACTCTCCTTACTAATAGGATAAGTTATATTAAGGAGTGAACTCACATGTGGTTCTGGAATTCTTGCTTGATGTAGACAGCTGCATTGTTGCTTCTTTGTGTAATCAGTCAGTCAGATAACTTAAGAGTTCAGATGTGAATATATGTGCAATCTTAGTTGAAGACTAAGTATTAGTAACTGTGTTGTGCATTCAATAGGTTGAGAGAGTAAGAACAGCAGTTTTCCATCCTTTTTGTAGTCATTCTCTATTTCTCAAAccttttgaaatttaatggCTTGAActatgaattataaatttcttttaaaggcGCTCTCTGTACCCAATTTTTCATGCAATGGTAGgatttgttttccttttttttttttcttttctcatttctgTTTGCTAATGTTaaatgttttcttataataaatgaaaaagatgaaTCAGTAGTGAATATGTACTTTCTTATGTACATCTTTCTCCTGCAGGAAAATGTATGTGGTCTAGGTGCTAGTTGGAATGTTCACGGTTTGTGGATTATTGAACTTTGCTCACTTAATCTTTCCGTTGGATTTTTTTCCCTGTTTGCTGAATAAAACAGAAACGAATTCCgctctcttttcttctctgtGCTTCTTGCTATCAATTATCTGATTTGCAAAATTTTGtcaattaaaaatcataatattttacaaaatgGATAAATGGGGAGTTATGTCTTATTGGCAACATTTTGTGTTATTTATTTGTTGGTTATGGACATTCTGTAACCTTAATTTACTGTTAGATGACAACTTCTAAAGATGCTATTTGAAGTTGAGGTGGCAGTAGTAAATGGACAAGATAAAAGCTGTACTGGAGTAAGTTTTCCTGCAGTGCTGCATGTTCAATATGTTGGTCTTGTTTACTTGCCATCAAGGTCGTGGTTGATTGTAGTCTAGTTTCCTTCGACATTATGGAAGTTTCTCACACTATTAACTTGTGATGAAGAACTGATTTGCAGAAAGGGTAGTGGTTTTATGCAGATAGAATTCTCTTTAGTTGACCTTAACATGAATTATGTTTATTGAATCCAACATTGAAATGAAAATGAGCAGCTAAATTTTGCAGACAAAAGATAACCACCCGCTGtatgaaatatgaaatttcTTTGGAAAATCCTAACTGATAATCATAGTTGTTAAAGGCACGCCTTAGGCTCAAGGCGCACAAGGTTTAAGCCTCTGCGCCTCGTAGCCTTAGAGGCGACAACTTCACTACGGCATGTGCCTTCCAGGAGGTAAGGAGGTGCAAAAAAGGCGAGCCTTAGTGAGTTGAATCTTAAAAATAAGACTTACAATTAAAATTGGGCCATTGATGATAAGTTGGGCCTCACTAATATTAGCCATTACttcaagaaatcaaaagaatGTTGAATAAAGGTTTGTACAATTCACAAGCAACTTCTCAAAAAAGGCTAATACTCTAGTACTTAAAAATGAGGAACAGATTGATTCTGAAGAagatgataaaaagaaaattgaaagtcGCCATGAGAATTCAGGAATATAATGAAGAAGAGGAGGATGACTAAATTAAGCTTAGTTATGATAAGTAATAGTCTTTTGCAACATGCTTTAGGAATTACAATTATTTAGTAGAACCATGAGAATTGAGGAATTTtatgaagaagatgatgactAAATTTAGCTTAATAATGATGAGTAATAGTCTCATGCAACATGCCTTAGGAATTATAGTTATTTAGCAGAACTATAAGTCTATAACTATGGTTTATGTCTCTTGAACatgtttctttttagtttctatTGTGGATTTAGAAATTAGCCAAGTAAGATTATGTCTGTGCATGTACttttttatagattaaaaaaacATTGATGTCTAGTTTATGATTGGTTGCATGTGTTATGTTATGAGTGGTAtaagctttatttttttcttttttttttttgcctcACTTTGATAAGGCATGTGTCTGCACCTTGCGCGGCTTCAGGAGAGCCTTGCGCCTTTGATACTATGCTGGTAATTTTGAATCCAGTGGTTGGATTTATCTCATATGATCTGTCATGTTTCAATAAACATGagagaatttatatttttctaaagcATATGTCCTTGTGTAGAGTAGAGCTGCAGTGCAAGAAGATATCGAAGAGAGTTGAGAGAATGAGCAGTACATAGAAGAAACAAAGGAATGAAAGAATATGAAGAGAGAGAACTAACCCAAAAGCAAATTCTTACTTTTTTAACTCATTGTAACTGCGTAATAGTGTAACCTCGCATCATAATCAACCATTAATTAGGAAAACCATAGTTGCTTAGCAGTGTTAAACTCCTAATTAGTAGTTAGGAATGTATACTGGTAATTCTCAAGATTATTGGATGAAATTCCTAAGAGTGACTACTAAGGAGCTAATTAAAGTTCGTGAAAAATGGAATAAGCAGCTTCAAGATAAAAGGTttccaataatttttttttatcactatCGACGAAGCGTTGCTCTTCCCAAACAGAACTAAATAAGCGAAATCCTTAATTGTAATGGTTGATAAAAGAGTTTTAGGAAACCTTTTTATCTTGAAGCTGCTTATTCCATTTGTCACAAACTTTTtggttttaaaaaaaatgccTCTTATCAAATTGGTTATAGCTGCTCAAGTCAGTTCTAGTGTGTCGAACGATTCATTGCTTGAGCTGTGTTTTTATAGCTTTCAGTTTTCTCCCCGTCAAACTGGTCAAATGAGGAGGCAAATTTCTTGCTCTCATACTTCCTGGTTAAAACCAGGAGCCACAATTTAGTAGGAATTATTGGGGGTGATGGTGCATATGGTTGGTAGTTTACTTGCAGAGTGTTATTCTGATAGTGCATGTAGTTTGACAGATTACTCACAGAATGCTATCTCATTGATCCATGGTATATTATGGTCATCATTGATTGATATTTGGTTTGCTTTGGTAATACCCATTTACAATATATCCCTGCTTCCTCCAGCAGATCTGATTTTTGCTTTCTAGGTGCGAGCATTCTCCTTTTGATGCGTCGGAAAGGTTTTACCCGTGATAACATGACTGCAGATCTTTTAAGCTGTTATTGTGCGGTCATGATTGGTAATCTTTAAATCCATTATAAATTCAGAAATTATTGGTAAAGCATATTTTTCAAGCAGCAAAACCAGTGGTCTCCCTGATTCAGACTTTTTACTATTCTGATAATGGTAGCTGTAAAAACCAGTGCTCCCTCGCACAATAAGTATGCTGGCGGATGTGGTTAAAGTTGCATGCTTGTGTAGCTTCTAATCCTGAAATGTGTGCTTGCAGGTGGGAGTTTCTTTGCTCCCATCTTGAAGCTCACAATTTGCGTTAAGAATTCCGGGTAATTCTCAAAAGATAATCAATAGGTTAAAGGACGTGTTGGGTTCTTGGGAAATTAGTTAAAAAAGGAGCAATTATGGTTTTTAAAagccgaagtaattttgtaagaATAAGGTTGAATTCAGCTTCTAAATGCTCCATTTGGTCCTTGGTTTTTGGAGCTATTTTagtccaaaattttattatttgggcTCAAATTAGCCTTATACTAGAGATTGAGTCATTTCCCgtgagaattaaaaaattgatttttttttttgaaagaaatggaacTCTTTTAGTGAAAGTAATTAGATTATCATATTTAGCAACTCATTATCTTTGATAGGGAGGGGGTTATACTCTCTCGAATGGagcaatttgagaaaaaaaaggaaaagaaaaagggctAAATTGAACTTTACTGCAAAATTCAGGGGCCATATTCAACTTTATTCCTGATGTATATGGATTTCTTGAAAATCATAGACGGAAAAAACTTATAAGAGAAGCACAGCTGATTCTTACATAGAGAGAAAATCTTTAAATGGTTGTAAACCTTAGAGGCCCTGCTCTGGAAGAATCACTGTTTAAAAGACAAATTAACTCTTTTTAAGaagtaattctttttttggaCAATAATATTGACTTTTTcagtataaatatttttagcatgtctttatttctatttttcatgatTTTGTTCTGTAATTATTTAACCAGTTAATGACTATTCATCTAACAActcattatattaattatttttcatatctcTAATAGATATTTAATTGCCAATACTTGCATATTGATCCACAAATTAACATTTTAGGAAGTAAAGGCTTTTTGGGTTTAGACAATAATAGCCTCACtctaaactaaaaatatttccaACAAACAAACACTGTTAATTGCTAACACTTATATTTGTGTAcaaaaaatctaatcaaactcTATATTTTCTCAAAGAAACTTTTATTAGacataaattcttaataacattacgaatttaaatttaattatttgaaaataaatcttGTCTTATATGAGTATTTAATTTGATGAGTAAATAAtgttaacataaataaaaaaaatatgttaacTATTCTTTTAACATCAGtctgttattttaaaattaaattgggTGCAAATTGGTCGAATTGCACACTCAACTGAAGCAATTTTTCTTGCCAAGGGAAATCTCTTACTTTCCATGGTTGTCTAATCTGGTTTGATCCCAGCTGAAACTGGGATTTCGGTAAAAAGGTCTCTAAGGTTCGTTTTCGCATTAACCCGGTAAAAACTCAGTGAGTCGACCAATTTAAGTGGGACCTAGAGTGATTTGGTTGCCATGTCAATTTGGcaaacaaataattttgaaatttttctgGAGCTCGAACTTGGGTTCATAGGCCTTCGTTTGAGTGGTTTAATCTCTCGGAGACCTTATGAACTtgcttattttgttttatacattcaaattaaagtatttctttttttcactGAAAAAGTGGTTCttatttatctaataaaatccaaaatccttattttttttatatgttttatatgatatttaatatatatttttttaatttaatgtatgATTTCACTCTTTAATACCAGATCAGGATTTAAAACATAAGTATGAAAAATGCAACAAGACAACTTGTTGTATTTTCTGGGAAATCAGATTTCTCGAGAAACCTCATAGACAAACTGTAGAACAAAGCTTCCgtaggagaaaagaaaagagaagagaaagaaaaagaaaaaaaagaacataatTCTTTTCAGCTATGATTTTTATTGGTAACTCAGAGGGGGGTACAAGAACATATGCCCATAAAAATGTTCTGCCTTTATTCTCATGGCATCACTATCATCGAACCCAAACTGATGCAGAGAATGGAAGGCATTCACAATTTGATCTACTGTTATTTTGAAGTGGAAATTGTCTATTTTCTTACTTAATGCCTCTCACAGATagataatatatgtatttcttCTGTTCacattcaattatttatttcattttcaattacAGAGGAGGTCTAAATGAAAACAAACAGAGACTGGGGACATCTCCTCCAAATGTTTTCGAGTTCCTTCGGATGGTTATGTGGGTGTCAGCTTAGGTTCTGGGAGCAATTTGCTAAGGACCAAGGCAGCtatgaaattatattaattgtaaaGGCCTTGCGGTAATTTCTATGTTTGCTAAGAACATATCATGAATGCATACAATTCATGTATATttgactctttttttttattctcttcacTATACCATTTTTGCCTTTGGTTCTCATGTGAACCCAATTCCTACACAATAAGGAACACATTTTGGCAGGTTTGCACTCTCAGGAAAAGACAATTAATCAGTCTTTGGCGTACGCATTACACACCAAAAGAGGGGTAActtaataattagataaatgaatgcaaaattatcataaacaatacaaatgtaaataaaaatatgaaacaaAAGAACAACTTGCCGGTTTCATCAGGTAATTGGCTTTTCCATTCATGATTTAACATCATATAATGGGAATGCAATTCAAGAGAGATCCAGCATGAATTTCCTATAAATAGCTATTTAGATTTCAAAGGACACATCCTACCAACTATCATCATCCTGAACACCcgtattatatttatcagaATGGCTACAATTTCTGAAAGGAAACTGATGTTTGTGGCACTGTTGGTTGTGGGGCTCTGGGTATCTCAAGCCTGGTCTAGGTCGCTCCATGATGCAGCCATGAATGAGAGGCATGAGATGTGGATGGTTAAATATGGCCGTGTGTATAAAGACAATTCGGAGAAGGAGAGACGATTTGAAATCTTCAGGAACAATGTGGAGTTTATTGAATCTTTCAACAAGCCTGGGAACAGGCCTTACAAGCTGGACATCAATGAGTTTGCAGATCTAACTAATGAAGAGTTCAAGGCCTCTAGAAATGGATACAAAAGGTCTTCCAATGTTGGGTTGTCTGAAAAATCATCATTTAGGTATGGAAATGTTACTGCAGTGCCTACCTCCATGGATTGGAGACAGAAAGGAGCCGTCACCCCCATCAAGGACCAAGGTCAATGTGGTAAGACACATTACCCTATAGACTAATAGCCGCAttcagatttatttttaactcggCTCCTATTAGGATTTAAACTTAGTAATCTCTTAGTTTTGGAGATAAATTTGACTGAACTAGAGACCTAGAAGTACCGATACTTTTAAAAGGTAAAAGTGTTGGTGACAGATATTTTTCAATGCAGATATACgctcaatatatatttttatatattgaatattttattatttttaattttagtgaaACGAGATGAACACGATTAGGACACATTTAGGGCACGACTAAGACACTTTTAGAATATCAGTAGgccattttaaaattttaaaaaccaaattaattaatagcaaTTGGCTCCTAGATTTACAGATAATTCCACTGTTAgcactaaaattattattattttatctaattagcCAATAATATCTACAAACATAATAatcattgataaaatttaaaaaatatttcgttcaataataaattaaactctatttatatataatatattaatttttattattttatttttaaatgtgaatgattatatattatatattttaagtattataatataatatatttaattaacatgTATTTCACACGTtgtattctaatttttttaaaataattgtatcAACTTGGCCGTGTATATCTTCTATCGTATCCGTACTTGTTATGCTAAGAAGGTATTTAGTACTGCTTCAATTGGAATACTTATCCCTATGAGTATCTGTGTCGGCGTGTCTGCGTCATTTTGCTCATGTCCGTACTTCTTACGCTAGAGATCATCGGTGGCGTATTTGTTTTGGAAGGTGTTTAGTGCTACTTAACTTTCAATACTTAATTCTTCTTACTCCCTATGAGTAATGCATAAATACTGAAATGCAGGATGTTGCTGGGCATTTTCTGCTGTGGCAGCAATGGAAGGTATTACAAAGCTTTCAACAGGAAAACTGATCTCTCTTTCAGAGCAAGAACTAGTTGATTGTGACACAAGTGGCGAAGATCAAGGCTGCGAAGGGGGTTTAATGGATGATGCATTTGAGTTCATCAAACAAAATGGAGGCCTAACTACTGAAGCCAATTACCCTTACCAAGGAACCGATGGAACTTGCAACACCAACAAGGCAGGTAATGATGCAGCCAAGATTACAGGTTATGAAGATGTGCCTGCCAACAGCGAGGATGCCCTACTGAAGGCAGTAGCCAGCCAACCGGTCTCTGTTGCCATTGATGCTAGTGGATCTGCCTTCCAATTCTACTCAGGTGGAGTGTTCACAGGAGACTGTGGAACTGAACTGGACCATGGTGTCACTGCAGTAGGTTATGGGACAAGTGATGGTACTAAGTATTGGCTTGTCAAGAACTCATGGGGAACATCTTGGGGTGAGGATGGATATATAAGAATGGAAAGGGACATTGAAGCCAAGGAAGGACTCTGTGGAATTGCGATGCAATCTTCCTATCCAACAGCATAAAATGGCAGCAAATTAAACTGTATAGATGGGTCAGTTGTCTGAAGTTGTTACAAGTTTATGTATTATACTACTGTATCATCCTTTAAGCTCATGTATTGGTCTGATGTATTTACTAAAGGTTTTATTTCATGTGATGATGACTAATCTTTTCAAAGGAGAAActcaaagtaaaaataaagcagaaaaaagaaaaaattaaggcaAAGCATATAAGGGACCTTGAGCAAAAAGACAAATTGTATTCTGGACTCATCTGTATACAGCACCATTGACTCGgtaaagacaaaaagaaatatgtcACGTGAGCTTTGGAAAAAGTGTAGAAAGGGATTGACATTTAGGGGGCAACTTgcaatgaaaagaaaaaaagagagaatattTCATTCAAGTTACAACCTTGATTCCTTGTTAATATTCCTTGTTAAAAAGAGGTAATCAGGGTTCGGTTAACTGAACCGTTAGCCATTTTTAGAagtctaattatatatattggtctttaaatttattaattataaacttaaattgttaatatcggttaatcaatatttataatacggttaattgatttttttatagtttttaaccatattaaattttatagatatttttaaaagagtttttaatattttagtatatttttcttttcttcaattagtcaataaatttataataataatgttaatataattaatatatttttaaaaattagacttatttcttaataaattttttattaactaatatattaaatatgcttatataaattaataataaagtaatttattaattaatatattaattatatttatataagttaatactaaatatataatgaatatgaaaattacacatatataacaattatagtaaatataataattgtacatatatatatatatatatatatattatatatatattacataagttaaaaaattgtatatgtaaatatatatatattcagaAGGTTAACTAAATTGTGTGTTTTTTTACatagaaaactgaaaataaaatcGAAAACTTCTAAGAAAAAATTGAGACCGAAACAGTTGATTCGGTTAAGCTATTTATCGGTTTTTTTTATCACCCCTAGTATATGCAATGATTTTTAGCCAACATTATTTGGCTTTAACTGTTTTTCTATCAAGGAGATGAAAGTCTTCATTCCTAGTTCTTGAGGTATCAAATGTATGAAGCTAAGTTCCTTTAGAGTGCATAGAGGTGAGCAAAACCGAATCGATATCGAAAAACCAAATTGAACCAATTAGTTCAATTCGGTTTGGTTCAGTTTAAAAATCACCAAACcgaataatattttagttcagttcgaattttaattataatcgAAATGActagaatttatataatatttaaatatttaaaatattatatttgtttaaaaaaatcaaaatgtttaactataaaaatatattattttattattgttgatgttgaataaatattatatatatttatttaaatataaacaattataatttaaatacaaaaataaaaagtaaaaaatctcaaaccgattatcaaaagaattattttggTTCAGTTTGGTTCGGTTGCATTTTATATTTCGATTCAGTTcggtaaataaaatttaaaaattttgattattttttcgTTAAAATCGAAATGAACAGATTactattaaatattgaatCTGATTAAAGGAATTCACCTAGAAGAAAATTATCAATGACCACTCTGATTGctatttaaaaagtaataacaTATTATGAATGCATACAATTTCTGCATATTCATTTGCGAAGtcattacatataaaatttatgtatatcgACTCTATTTTTATTCTCATCACTATACCATTTTCCCTTTCTTCCCATGTGAACCAAATTCATACACAAGGAACACATTTTGGCAGGTTTGCACTCTCAAGAAAGGACAATTAATCAGTCTCTGGCTTGTGCATTACATACCAACAGAGGGGtaacttaattaatagataaatGAACTCCAAGGAATGCAAAGTTATCATAAACAACACAAATGTTTgatgatataaaaatatgaaacaaATTAACGCCTTGCCGGTTTCATCAGGTAATTGGTTTTTCCATTCATGATTTAACATCATATAGTGGGAATGCAATTCGAGAGAGATCCTACATGAATTTCCTATAAATAGCCATTGAGTTTTCAAAGGACACATATCCTACCAACTATTTTTTACTTGTGATCATCACCCTGAGCAAAcccatattatatttataagaatggCTACAGTTTCTGAAAACAAACTGATGTTTGTGGCACTGTTGGTTGTGGGGCTCTGGGCATCTCAAGCCTGGTCTAGGTCGCTCCATGATGCAGCCATGAATGAGAGGCATGAGATGTGGATGGCTAAATATGGCCGTGTGTATAAAGACAATTCAGAGAAGGAGAGACGATTTGAAATCTTCAGGAACAATGTGGAGTTTATTGAATCTTTCAATAAGCTTGGGAACAGGCCTTACAAGCTGGACATCAATGAGTTTGCAGACCTAACTAACGAAGAGTTCAAGGTCTCTAAAAATGGATACAAAAGGTCTTCCGGTGTTGGGTTGACTGAAAAATCATCATTTAGGTATGCAAATGTTACTGCAGTGCCTACCTCCATGGATTGGAGACAGAATGGAGCCGTCACCCCCATCAAGG is a genomic window of Ricinus communis isolate WT05 ecotype wild-type chromosome 2, ASM1957865v1, whole genome shotgun sequence containing:
- the LOC8282457 gene encoding RNA-binding protein 7 isoform X2 produces the protein MHGSSTSCTVYIGNLDERVSERVLYDILIQAGRVVELYIPRDKETDKSKGYAFAEYESEQIADYAVKLFSGLVILHNRTLKFAISGQDKALQNVSSGAMHASNSSNKPRPYPMPMNNVDNTNQSMRLSASCRISAYPYNHSQGASILLLMRRKGFTRDNMTADLLSCYCAVMIEEV
- the LOC8282457 gene encoding RNA-binding protein 7 isoform X1; this encodes MHGSSTSCTVYIGNLDERVSERVLYDILIQAGRVVELYIPRDKETDKSKGYAFAEYESEQIADYAVKLFSGLVILHNRTLKFAISGQDKALQNVSSGAMHASNSSNKPRPYPMPMNNVDNTNQSMRLSASCRISAYPYNHSQVPVSSGVTHHHNGFGSQFNGVNYDNGIGRRVFGSSFDSNISRSRSRRYDSSNPASYSPY
- the LOC8282456 gene encoding senescence-specific cysteine protease SAG39 encodes the protein MATISERKLMFVALLVVGLWVSQAWSRSLHDAAMNERHEMWMVKYGRVYKDNSEKERRFEIFRNNVEFIESFNKPGNRPYKLDINEFADLTNEEFKASRNGYKRSSNVGLSEKSSFRYGNVTAVPTSMDWRQKGAVTPIKDQGQCGCCWAFSAVAAMEGITKLSTGKLISLSEQELVDCDTSGEDQGCEGGLMDDAFEFIKQNGGLTTEANYPYQGTDGTCNTNKAGNDAAKITGYEDVPANSEDALLKAVASQPVSVAIDASGSAFQFYSGGVFTGDCGTELDHGVTAVGYGTSDGTKYWLVKNSWGTSWGEDGYIRMERDIEAKEGLCGIAMQSSYPTA